One segment of Solanum stenotomum isolate F172 chromosome 1, ASM1918654v1, whole genome shotgun sequence DNA contains the following:
- the LOC125853431 gene encoding probable rRNA-processing protein EBP2 homolog: MMVADEMAMMNPENEDFDPETESESEDEEGDQQVVKLAEPSKTAVYNRDGLLERLADISWPDDLDWTHRLSINREDQEEVDVNDDLAREHSFYTQGLEGIRQAYVNFQSIGEPFLRPSDYYAEMVKSDTHMEKVKGRLLAEKRRIEESEERRKARDNKKLAKDVQAQKMKERTKQKKQEIESVKKWRKQRQQSGFDKEDAGGLDLAFNGGNADKPYQRSNKKRPGVSPGDRSGGKATFGGKGKGFDKKRKSREFKDSKFGFGGRKGLKKQNTADTTNDFGGFHKGDRSAKNNKRVKR; this comes from the coding sequence ATGATGGTTGCGGATGAAATGGCTATGATGAACCCAGAGAATGAGGATTTCGATCCAGAAACAGAGTCGGAATCGGAAGATGAAGAAGGAGATCAGCAAGTCGTAAAGCTGGCTGAACCTTCAAAAACTGCTGTATATAACAGGGATGGTTTGCTTGAAAGGCTGGCTGATATCAGTTGGCCTGATGATTTGGATTGGACTCACAGGCTTAGCATCAACAGGGAGGACCAAGAAGAGGTGGATGTGAACGATGATTTGGCGAGGGAGCACTCGTTTTACACGCAGGGGTTGGAGGGTATACGCCAAGCGTACGTCAACTTTCAGTCAATCGGTGAACCATTTCTGAGGCCCTCTGATTATTATGCGGAAATGGTGAAGTCAGACACTCACATGGAGAAAGTTAAGGGCCGACTCTTGGCTGAGAAGAGGAGGATTGAGGAGTCCGAGGAGAGGAGGAAGGCCAGAGATAACAAGAAACTTGCCAAGGATGTACAAGCACAGAAGATGAAAGAAAGAACTAAGCAGAAGAAGCAAGAGATTGAGTCTGTTAAAAAGTGGAGGAAGCAGAGGCAACAAAGCGGCTTTGATAAAGAAGATGCTGGCGGTCTAGATTTGGCATTTAATGGAGGAAATGCTGATAAACCCTATCAGAGATCAAATAAGAAGAGACCTGGTGTATCTCCCGGAGATCGTTCAGGTGGGAAAGCAACATTTGGTGGGAAAGGGAAGGGGTTTGACAAAAAGAGGAAAAGCAGGGAATTCAAGGATTCCAAGTTTGGATTTGGTGGGAGAAAAGGTTTGAAGAAGCAGAACACTGCTGACACTACCAACGATTTCGGAGGATTCCACAAAGGTGATCGTTCTGCAAAAAACAACAAGCGCGTTAAGAGATAG
- the LOC125853442 gene encoding 60S acidic ribosomal protein P1-like yields MSYGEVACTYAALILHDEDIPITAEKISTLVKAANVTVEPYWPLLFAKLAEKKNLGDLIMNVGAGGGGGAVAVAAPTGGGAAAAAPAAEEKKEEPKEESDDDMGFSLFD; encoded by the exons ATGTCGTACGGAGAAGTTGCTTGCACCTACGCTGCCTTGATCCTCCATGATGAGGACATTCCAATCACC GCTGAGAAAATTTCAACTTTAGTCAAAGCAGCTAATGTGACAGTGGAGCCATACTGGCCTCTATTGTTTGCTAAGCTTGCTGAGAAGAAAAACCTTGGTGATCTCATCATGAATGTCGGtgctggtggtggtggtggtgcaGTCGCTGTTGCTGCCCCCACTGGTGGTGGTGCCGCAGCTGCTGCCCCTGCTGCTGAGGAAAAGAAG GAAGAGCCCAAGGAAGAAAGTGATGACGATATGGGATTCAGTCTGTTTGATTAG
- the LOC125853418 gene encoding GTP-binding protein BRASSINAZOLE INSENSITIVE PALE GREEN 2, chloroplastic produces the protein MIIRSISSSKLKKLIFPLSLSAYTHKNPIPNSSPPILENVYTQNPAKTLVPPFLFSFRNYSTPIKIQSLPVSRDGNFEESISDVVCPGCGVKMQDSDQKQPGYFIKPCVKPPNYKTPINKNPVADEPEISFSLKRGLLNEDVEHENQENVEKPGQKGEKPVVCARCHSLRHYGKVKDPSVENLLPDFDFDHTVGRRLMSSSGARAVVLMVVDASDFDGSFPRKVAQLVSRTIEENSRAWKEGKSGNVPRMVLVVTKIDLLPSSLSPTRLEHWVRTRAREGGAIKLTSVHMVSAVRDWGVKNLIDDVVGLAGPRGHIWAVGAQNAGKSTLINAIGKCSGGNLSHLTEAPVPGTTLGILRVEGVLPRNAKLFDTPGLLHPHQISTRLTRDEQKLVHISKELKPRTYRIKVGHSVHIGGLMRLDVEELSVDSVYVTVWASPLIPLHMGRTENVSTMLEEHFGRQLQPPIGEGRSEELGKWLKKEFHVNGNMWDSSSVDIAASGLGWFAIGLKGDAKLGVWTYDGVDVIVRNALLPNRSYDFEVAGFTVSKIVSTADRSSNKQRRDEKKRKLSDSTAEKPAKPSSVDVASTTC, from the exons ATGATAATCAGatcaatttcttcatcaaaGTTGAAGAAATTGATATTTCCACTTTCTCTCTCAGCATATACACACAAAAATCCCATACCCAACTCTTCTCCTCCAATTCTTGAAAATGTTTATACCCAAAACCCTGCTAAAACCCTTGTCCCTCCATTCTTGTTCAGCTTTAGAAACTACTCTACACCtataaaaatccaatctttacCAGTTTCTAGAGATGGGAATTTTGAGGAATCCATTTCTGATGTTGTTTGCCCTGGTTGTGGTGTTAAAATGCAAGATTCTGACCAAAAACAACCAGGGTATTTCATCAAGCCATGTGTTAAACCCCCAAATTATAAAACACCCATTAACAAGAATCCAGTTGCTGATGAGCCTGAGATATCGTTTTCTCTGAAAAGGGGTTTGCTTAATGAGGATGTAGAacatgaaaatcaagaaaatgttgAAAAACCAGGGCAGAAAGGTGAAAAGCCTGTTGTTTGTGCTAGGTGTCATAGTTTGAGGCATTATGGGAAGGTTAAGGATCCAAGTGTGGAGAATTTGTTGcctgattttgattttgatcatACTGTTGGGAGGAGGTTGATGTCGAGTAGTGGGGCAAGGGCGGTTGTTTTGATGGTGGTTGATGCATCTGATTTCGATGGATCGTTTCCTAGGAAAGTAGCTCAGTTAGTTTCTAGAACAATTGAAGAGAATTCGCGGGCGTGGAAGGAGGGGAAATCAGGGAATGTACCTAGAATGGTATTGGTAGTTACAAAGATTGATCTTTTACCTAGCTCATTATCACCTACTAGGCTTGAACATTGGGTTAGGACAAGGGCAAGAGAGGGTGGGGCGATTAAGTTGACGAGTGTACATATGGTTAGTGCAGTGAGGGATTGGGGAGTGAAGAATTTGATTGATGATGTAGTGGGACTGGCCGGGCCAAGAGGGCATATTTGGGCAGTAGGAGCACAGAATGCTGGAAAGAGCACATTAATCAATGCAATAGGGAAGTGTTCAGGTGGAAATCTAAGTCATTTAACAGAGGCACCGGTGCCGGGGACTACCTTGGGGATATTGAGGGTAGAAGGGGTGCTTCCAAGGAATGCCAAGTTGTTTGATACTCCGGGGCTTTTGCATCCGCATCAGATTTCGACAAGGTTGACTAGGGATGAGCAGAAGCTAGTTCATATAAGTAAAGAGTTGAAGCCAAGGACATATAGAATCAAG GTTGGACATTCAGTTCATATAGGTGGGCTCATGCGGTTGGATGTGGAAGAATTATCTGTTGATTCCGTGTATGTTACAGTTTGGGCATCTCCGCTAATTCCACTTCACATGGGGAGGACAGAGAACGTCAGCACAATGCTGGAAGAACATTTTGGGCGTCAGCTGCAG CCGCCGATTGGAGAGGGACGATCTGAAGAGCTAGGGAAATGGTTGAAGAAGGAATTTCATGTGAATGGAAATATGTGGGATTCTAGTTCTGTTGATATTGCTGCTTCTGGTCTTGGTTGGTTTGCCATTGGACTAAAGGGAGACGCTAAATTAGGTGTCTGGACATATGATGGTGTTGATGTCATTGTTCGTAACGCGTTACTCCCAAACAGATCCTATGATTTTGAAGTTGCTGGCTTTACTGTTTCAAAAATTGTTTCCACTGCTGACCGCTCTTCAAATAAGCAGCGCCGTGATGAGAAGAAGAGGAAACTGAGCGACTCTACTGCAGAAAAACCTGCAAAACCATCATCTGTCGATGTGGCTTCAACTACTTGCTAA
- the LOC125853430 gene encoding E3 ubiquitin-protein ligase SINAT2-like, which produces MAPGGSNYQDIGDSRSAYADYGIAPESAEFKNSPFRKAAAVVGGKNGAGSNCAVHELLECPVCMNPMYPPIHQCPNGHTLCVKCKSKVHVCPICRHELGNIRCLALEKIAESLELPCRYQIYGCQDIFTYHTRLRHEQNCRFRPYNCPYAGSECAVTGDIQYLVAHLKDDHKVDMHDGCTFNHRYVKSNPQEVENATWMLTVFNCFGHQFCLHFEAFNLGLAPVYMAFLRFMGDDDDAKRFSYSLEVGGFGRKLTWQGVPRSIRDSHKTVRDSLDGLIIQRSMALFFSGGDRKELKLKVAGRIWREPL; this is translated from the exons ATGGCTCCCGGAGGCAGTAATTACCAGGATATTGGTGATTCCCGCAGTGCATATGCTGACTATGGTATTGCACCAGAAAGTGCTGAATTCAAAAACTCCCCCTTTAGAAAAGCTGCAGCTGTTGTTGGTGGGAAGAATGGAGCGGGATCTAATTGTGCTGTTCATGAGCTACTTGAATGCCCTGTTTGTATGAATCCAATGTATCCACCAATTCACCAG TGTCCAAATGGCCACACATTATGCGTGAAGTGCAAGTCAAAAGTACATGTATGTCCAATTTGCCGCCATGAGCTTGGAAACATTAGATGTCTAGCACTGGAAAAAATTGCTGAGTCACTAGAATTACCGTGCCGATACCAAATTTATGGCTGTCAAGATATATTCACTTATCATACTAGGCTTCGACATGAGCAGAACTGCAGATTTCGCCCATACAATTGCCCATATGCAGGATCTGAATGCGCTGTTACTGGTGATATTCAGTACCTTGTTGCACACCTAAAAGATGATCACAAGGTTGATATGCATGATGGGTGTACCTTCAATCATCGTTATGTCAAATCTAATCCTCAAGAAGTTGAGAATGCTACATGGATGTTGACG GTTTTTAACTGTTTCGGGCACCAGTTTTGCCTGCACTTTGAGGCTTTCAATCTTGGATTGGCACCGGTATACATGGCATTCCTGCGTTTTATgggtgatgatgatgatgcgAAAAGATTTAGTTATAGTCTTGAAGTAGGTGGATTTGGCAGAAAGTTAACATGGCAGGGAGTACCAAGGAGCATCCGTGATAGTCATAAAACTGTCCGAGACAGTTTAGACGGGCTGATTATTCAAAGGAGCATGGCACTTTTCTTCTCTGGTGGTGACAGGAAGGAGCTGAAGCTAAAGGTAGCTGGGCGTATTTGGCGAGAGCCATTGTAA